The following are from one region of the Paenibacillus sp. JZ16 genome:
- a CDS encoding carbohydrate ABC transporter permease: MLQSKMDRLFNATNLFFLTVIGLVTLFPLYYVLVVSFSDPAEFIRNKATLFPKKWSLDSYRYLLSTNSFMHAMGNSAFLATVGTMLSLFVTSCLSYALSRRRLQGRRVMLLLILLTTLFNPGIIPPYLLIRDLHLINSTWSLILPVLTSGWYVLLMKGFFDSIPSSLEEAARIDGCNDIGVWWRIILPLSLPSLAAFGLFYAVAYWNTFFTALLYINDFNKQPLQVLLQNMLIDSSTASGGTAAVEITAEQQIPSETLKMAAVVIATVPILMVYPFLQKHFAKGAMVGSVKE, encoded by the coding sequence ATGCTCCAGTCCAAAATGGATCGTCTATTCAATGCAACTAATCTGTTTTTTCTAACTGTAATCGGTCTGGTCACGTTGTTTCCTTTGTATTACGTGCTGGTCGTGTCGTTCAGCGACCCGGCAGAATTCATTCGCAACAAAGCGACGCTTTTCCCGAAAAAGTGGAGTCTCGATTCTTACCGGTATTTGTTGTCCACCAATTCTTTTATGCATGCAATGGGCAACAGTGCGTTTCTGGCTACCGTCGGCACGATGCTCAGCTTATTTGTAACATCCTGTCTTTCTTATGCCCTGTCTCGGAGACGACTGCAGGGACGGCGGGTGATGCTGCTGCTGATTCTGCTGACAACGCTCTTCAATCCCGGTATTATTCCACCGTACCTGTTAATCCGCGATCTCCATTTGATCAACAGTACCTGGTCGTTGATTCTGCCGGTGCTAACGAGCGGGTGGTATGTATTATTGATGAAAGGTTTCTTTGACAGTATCCCGTCCAGCCTGGAAGAAGCGGCCCGTATTGACGGCTGCAACGATATCGGAGTCTGGTGGCGTATCATTTTGCCGCTGTCACTGCCGTCGCTGGCGGCATTTGGCCTGTTTTACGCTGTAGCGTACTGGAACACCTTCTTCACCGCGCTGCTCTATATCAACGACTTCAACAAGCAGCCTCTTCAAGTCCTACTGCAAAACATGCTGATCGACTCGTCGACGGCTTCAGGAGGAACCGCAGCGGTCGAGATAACCGCGGAGCAGCAGATTCCGTCGGAAACATTGAAAATGGCCGCCGTTGTAATCGCAACTGTTCCGATCCTTATGGTATATCCATTTTTGCAAAAACATTTCGCAAAAGGCGCGATGGTCGGTTCGGTGAAAGAGTAA
- a CDS encoding nucleotidyltransferase domain-containing protein, with the protein MILEKVINRIVIQSEYKDFVDKYIDNILTEFKGKIHSIYMCGSIPKGTAKPFKSDADFTIVCVNPKDIDYERLSNIKDRLLKEYPVLTKIDTTICSIDDVLSKPNEWGFWVKIICVCIYGDDVGEKVPPIIISPAFILDLNTETKEEVDRIYRLLSNASDNTMKTRYIKGYSKRLIRALYSLVLEDTGVWQDDIIKMKNAILNYCEIDSALVDYLYACYLDGNNVLVEEFLGIADEVYSYFENTLNAMAASRTSSG; encoded by the coding sequence ATGATATTAGAAAAAGTTATAAATAGAATTGTAATACAAAGTGAATATAAGGATTTTGTTGATAAGTATATAGATAATATACTTACCGAATTTAAAGGTAAGATTCATAGCATTTATATGTGTGGCTCGATTCCAAAAGGAACGGCTAAACCTTTTAAGTCAGATGCAGACTTTACTATTGTATGTGTAAATCCCAAAGATATTGATTACGAAAGATTGTCAAATATTAAAGACAGGCTTTTAAAAGAATATCCAGTATTAACTAAGATTGATACGACAATTTGCTCGATTGACGATGTATTAAGTAAACCAAATGAGTGGGGTTTTTGGGTTAAGATAATTTGTGTTTGCATATATGGTGATGACGTTGGTGAAAAAGTACCACCGATAATTATTTCTCCAGCGTTCATTTTAGACTTAAATACAGAGACCAAGGAGGAAGTAGATCGTATATATCGTTTACTTTCTAATGCTAGTGATAACACAATGAAAACTAGATATATTAAAGGTTACTCTAAGAGATTAATTCGTGCATTATACTCTTTGGTTTTAGAAGATACAGGTGTATGGCAAGATGACATTATTAAGATGAAGAATGCCATATTAAACTATTGTGAGATTGACTCCGCTTTAGTTGATTATCTGTATGCTTGTTACTTGGATGGTAATAATGTACTTGTTGAAGAGTTTCTGGGAATTGCAGATGAAGTATATAGCTATTTTGAGAACACCTTAAATGCAATGGCTGCTTCCAGAACTTCCTCCGGCTAA
- a CDS encoding ABC transporter permease: MRAFNAELSKLFSLPGIWLAFLIGAFAPAVIAALDSIAQKEDIIAGISTRLLEVGYIGLALGVQGVIILGVLAVSSEYLTESSESGGGQQITTSLTVISSRLHFLLAKAGAVTVISILLCIVAIMTTVSATHLVLGQYTPAFEWSKLLGAVCYWTFTALLAFGITVLTKNGTIPLAVLIINTSVVSFSFLLSKVTKLALYLPDRAGLEMFMFLGDRFLTPFTGGLVMSAWVVVSFIAAAIVFHRRDVAG, from the coding sequence ATGAGAGCATTCAACGCGGAACTATCTAAATTGTTCTCCCTGCCGGGCATTTGGCTTGCCTTTCTTATTGGAGCATTTGCCCCTGCGGTCATAGCTGCCTTAGACAGCATAGCACAAAAAGAGGATATTATAGCTGGAATTAGCACACGGCTATTGGAAGTTGGCTATATTGGATTAGCTCTTGGTGTACAAGGTGTCATCATTCTTGGTGTGCTTGCTGTCAGTAGCGAGTATTTGACAGAGAGCAGTGAATCTGGTGGAGGACAACAGATTACAACAAGTTTAACGGTTATTTCATCAAGGCTGCATTTTTTGCTGGCAAAAGCAGGCGCTGTGACAGTAATCAGTATACTGCTTTGTATTGTTGCTATAATGACAACTGTGTCAGCCACGCATCTTGTTCTTGGTCAGTATACCCCTGCATTTGAATGGTCTAAACTGCTCGGTGCAGTTTGTTACTGGACATTCACTGCTCTTTTAGCATTTGGGATTACTGTTCTAACTAAGAATGGCACTATTCCGCTTGCCGTGCTCATCATAAATACATCCGTTGTATCATTTAGTTTCTTGCTTTCTAAGGTTACAAAGTTAGCGTTATACTTACCGGATCGGGCTGGCCTTGAAATGTTTATGTTTCTGGGCGACAGATTTCTCACCCCGTTCACAGGCGGCTTAGTCATGTCTGCCTGGGTAGTCGTTTCTTTCATTGCTGCAGCTATTGTATTCCATAGGAGGGATGTTGCAGGATGA
- a CDS encoding ABC transporter ATP-binding protein: protein MLTINNLVKYRGTQQILSGISFKARPGRVTGFLGPNGAGKSSTLRILLGLDRATSGSALINGKPFAELHNPLATVGAALDGSGAHRRRTGRAHLRWIARAAGLPRSRVEEVLEIVGLSNAADKRVGNYSLGMGRRLGMAAALLGNPPILVLDEPVNGLDPEGIRWIRTFLRERAESGNTVLLSSHLIGELAETVDDVVIIKHGTIVADGTLDEVIGNHSTLEKAFFARTSEHAGDVV, encoded by the coding sequence TTGCTTACCATTAATAACTTAGTCAAATATCGCGGAACTCAACAAATCTTATCAGGTATCAGTTTTAAAGCAAGACCTGGTAGAGTGACTGGTTTTTTAGGTCCGAATGGGGCTGGGAAAAGTTCTACACTACGCATCCTGCTTGGATTAGATCGTGCCACCTCAGGGAGTGCACTCATTAATGGCAAGCCATTCGCAGAATTACATAATCCTCTAGCAACAGTAGGTGCCGCACTGGATGGATCTGGAGCTCATCGCAGGCGAACAGGAAGGGCCCATTTACGTTGGATTGCTCGTGCCGCAGGATTGCCTCGTTCACGTGTTGAGGAAGTTCTGGAAATCGTAGGTCTTAGTAATGCAGCTGACAAAAGAGTTGGGAATTATTCGCTTGGTATGGGGAGAAGACTTGGAATGGCGGCTGCACTACTGGGTAATCCCCCAATATTGGTTCTAGATGAACCCGTAAATGGGCTCGACCCCGAAGGAATTCGTTGGATCCGGACATTTTTACGTGAACGTGCTGAGTCAGGTAACACGGTGTTACTATCCAGTCATCTAATAGGAGAGCTTGCAGAGACGGTTGATGATGTGGTCATTATTAAGCATGGAACAATCGTTGCAGATGGAACATTGGATGAAGTAATAGGTAACCATTCCACGCTGGAGAAAGCTTTTTTTGCCCGGACATCTGAACATGCAGGTGATGTTGTATGA
- a CDS encoding response regulator transcription factor — protein MKRNVLYIEDNEKIGSWVKEELEQRGFSVQWLLTGEGAEREVNQHEIVILDIMLPGLDGFTVGRRLKKAAPAIPILLLTARTSIDDKVDGLQFADDYLTKPFHTDELVARLEVLFRRNGGTKSERISLGNQIEVDPEGQMIFDKRTGEEIILTGKQHQILMYFLRHPNQVLPKEQIYEAIWEEAYITGDKTLMVHIHRLRQKLERHPDSPEIIETLKGIGYRVKL, from the coding sequence TTGAAAAGAAACGTACTCTACATTGAAGACAATGAGAAAATTGGCAGTTGGGTAAAAGAAGAATTGGAACAGCGAGGGTTTTCAGTTCAGTGGCTGCTAACTGGTGAAGGAGCCGAAAGAGAAGTGAATCAGCATGAAATCGTTATTTTGGATATCATGTTACCCGGTTTAGACGGATTTACTGTGGGAAGACGATTAAAGAAGGCAGCTCCTGCTATTCCTATTTTGCTGTTAACTGCTCGAACATCGATAGATGATAAAGTAGATGGTTTACAATTTGCTGATGACTACTTAACGAAACCATTCCATACGGATGAATTAGTTGCAAGATTAGAAGTATTATTCCGTCGTAATGGTGGAACAAAATCCGAACGCATTTCATTAGGAAATCAGATTGAAGTAGATCCAGAAGGTCAAATGATATTTGACAAACGCACAGGAGAAGAAATTATATTAACAGGGAAACAGCATCAAATCTTAATGTACTTCTTACGCCACCCTAATCAAGTTTTACCAAAAGAACAAATTTATGAAGCTATTTGGGAAGAAGCTTATATAACAGGTGATAAAACATTAATGGTGCATATCCATCGACTGCGTCAAAAGCTGGAACGTCATCCGGATTCCCCAGAGATTATTGAAACGTTGAAGGGAATAGGCTATCGGGTGAAACTATGA
- a CDS encoding helix-turn-helix transcriptional regulator translates to MTDVRSWLNFRWTSRSREGRGRFYRYSLILALCMSSIPTAVIGFSSYVLGTQHIEREVMSSHRALVKRSAESMDELFVQVEQSAARWALDPRLDGDLRRANLRMEYQRTQELYRFLGLMKASYPELKDAKLLLARNEPLLLSDTEGLRKISIAEDSKRFQSIVDAPSALYWLDNFRWTASENGEVVLVRKLPAYGDPYGALLLNMDRDKIEERMRQVSFDDKGASFLYASSGPPIIRMSDVPSDDPMRTPTFESALREELRTQVSDTPDSYLFKWQGKTYSVSHSQLHRPGVEWTYVTVSPLETLTRPVVLLSRSLLAVSFAGMLLALLIAWLASHRLHRPIGRLVQILNSQFSPALGQPSGDRAVGTAETPEQEKGLSGLLRKISISQRSKNGPDGTGIENNMHPYDELDYIETSWRGLSDAKREAEARLEHTYPELRSAFLMQLMQGHYQTLSERELLSRMERFGWSIHPDERMLVFLLQVGVLSPPESKFREEDELLMTFAAANVAREFVEQRTKRAIVVNFQDSTAAVLIPYSMGESGVTAETDREHTYDLQSSADKIQGDTANEEGDVQRLNVLGKALAGELAGTIRSVLRLQTLVCTGSASGILEVPELLHSLRAALRHIQHDEDCRVLHLDEWMPDLDEQSTYPFELERELLRSVKLGQIEEAARLTDEFIDELARRAASKPEMRNLTLHLLGSLLHTMMENGAPSEHVDFMGLYERLATIRQPKAMAAFMRTQVLEPYGREIDGSDRLYTDRLAERVKEEIERDYTADFSLESCAERFGVSSYTLSRSFKQAHGKNFVDYVMELRLERGCELLCTTDLKVNEIAESVGYHPSYFIRLFRKQKGMTPGQYRMKKNG, encoded by the coding sequence GTGACTGATGTTCGAAGCTGGCTAAATTTTCGGTGGACGAGTCGAAGCCGGGAAGGAAGAGGACGCTTTTATCGTTACAGCCTGATCCTGGCACTGTGCATGTCGAGTATTCCAACAGCGGTTATCGGCTTCTCGTCTTATGTGCTCGGTACGCAGCACATCGAACGCGAGGTGATGAGCAGCCACCGGGCACTCGTTAAACGCTCGGCAGAAAGCATGGACGAACTGTTCGTGCAGGTGGAACAGTCTGCGGCCCGTTGGGCGCTAGATCCGAGACTTGACGGTGATCTTAGAAGAGCAAATCTTCGTATGGAATACCAGAGAACCCAGGAGCTGTATCGCTTTCTGGGACTGATGAAAGCGTCTTATCCGGAGCTGAAAGACGCAAAGCTGCTGCTTGCTCGTAACGAACCGCTTTTGCTGTCGGATACGGAAGGGTTAAGGAAAATCTCGATCGCAGAAGATAGTAAGCGGTTTCAGAGTATTGTTGATGCCCCGTCCGCTTTGTATTGGCTGGATAATTTTCGGTGGACGGCTTCCGAGAACGGAGAGGTTGTATTAGTCCGGAAGCTGCCTGCTTACGGAGATCCTTATGGAGCTCTTCTATTGAACATGGACAGAGATAAAATTGAAGAACGGATGCGCCAGGTATCGTTCGATGATAAAGGCGCTTCGTTTCTATATGCAAGTTCCGGACCACCCATAATCCGCATGTCGGATGTGCCGTCGGATGATCCGATGCGAACCCCGACTTTCGAATCCGCGCTGCGTGAGGAGCTTCGAACTCAGGTCTCGGACACACCGGACTCTTATCTGTTCAAATGGCAGGGCAAAACCTACTCCGTTTCCCATAGCCAATTACATCGTCCGGGGGTCGAATGGACTTATGTGACGGTGTCGCCTTTAGAAACGCTAACTCGTCCTGTCGTGCTGCTCTCGCGTTCGCTGCTCGCCGTGAGTTTTGCCGGTATGCTGCTGGCGCTGCTGATCGCCTGGTTGGCTTCGCATCGATTGCACCGGCCGATAGGTCGATTGGTACAAATCCTTAACAGCCAGTTTTCACCGGCGCTCGGTCAGCCTTCAGGGGACAGGGCCGTCGGGACGGCAGAAACACCTGAACAAGAAAAAGGCCTGAGCGGACTGCTGCGGAAAATCAGCATAAGCCAGCGTTCCAAAAACGGACCTGACGGTACCGGAATAGAGAACAATATGCATCCCTACGACGAGCTGGACTATATCGAGACGAGTTGGCGCGGTCTATCCGATGCCAAAAGAGAAGCCGAAGCCCGGCTCGAACACACGTATCCCGAATTGAGATCGGCCTTTTTGATGCAGCTGATGCAGGGACATTATCAGACATTGAGCGAGCGAGAACTGCTGTCGCGAATGGAAAGATTCGGATGGTCGATCCATCCCGACGAGCGGATGTTAGTTTTCTTGCTGCAGGTCGGCGTGCTATCGCCGCCGGAATCGAAGTTCCGCGAAGAAGATGAACTTCTGATGACGTTCGCTGCCGCCAACGTAGCCCGTGAATTTGTGGAGCAGCGTACAAAACGTGCAATCGTTGTAAATTTTCAGGATTCGACCGCTGCCGTGCTGATTCCTTATTCCATGGGTGAAAGCGGCGTGACAGCCGAGACGGATCGAGAACATACGTACGATTTGCAAAGTTCAGCCGATAAGATCCAAGGTGATACTGCAAATGAAGAGGGCGATGTACAGCGGTTGAACGTACTGGGGAAAGCGCTGGCGGGAGAGTTGGCAGGTACGATACGCTCTGTGCTGCGGCTGCAGACCCTAGTGTGCACAGGCAGTGCTTCCGGAATTCTGGAAGTGCCGGAGCTGCTTCATTCTCTGCGAGCTGCGCTGCGTCATATTCAGCATGACGAAGATTGTCGGGTTCTGCATCTGGATGAATGGATGCCGGATCTTGATGAGCAGAGCACTTATCCATTCGAGCTCGAACGTGAGCTTCTCCGCAGTGTCAAGCTTGGCCAAATCGAGGAAGCGGCCCGGCTGACGGATGAATTTATCGATGAGCTGGCACGCCGAGCGGCCTCGAAGCCAGAAATGCGTAATCTGACTTTGCATCTGCTCGGCAGTCTGCTCCACACGATGATGGAGAACGGTGCTCCATCCGAGCACGTCGACTTTATGGGTCTGTATGAACGTCTTGCCACTATACGCCAGCCCAAAGCAATGGCCGCCTTTATGCGTACACAGGTATTGGAACCTTATGGCCGCGAGATCGATGGTAGCGATCGGCTGTATACTGATCGTCTCGCCGAAAGAGTCAAGGAGGAGATCGAACGTGATTATACGGCAGATTTCTCTCTGGAGAGCTGTGCGGAACGTTTTGGCGTCAGTTCTTATACGCTCAGCCGCTCATTCAAGCAAGCCCACGGGAAAAACTTCGTCGATTATGTCATGGAACTTCGTCTTGAACGGGGCTGTGAGCTGCTGTGCACGACCGATCTCAAAGTGAACGAGATCGCCGAGTCGGTCGGTTATCATCCCTCGTATTTTATCCGGCTATTCCGCAAGCAGAAAGGCATGACGCCCGGGCAATACCGAATGAAGAAAAACGGATAA
- a CDS encoding HAMP domain-containing sensor histidine kinase, whose translation MKQTRSLFRRFLKVHFLFIFLPPIVLVFVSAFFGISDNNGKNLNTLNLFYVTVLLFGFIIVAFVILSWLFFLKLQKRLARLQEAMSFSAKNNSFPKPISVQSDRMDEIDQLGMSFNWMIQQLEDSRKRAFEEELLRHRLIANLSHDLRTPLTILRGHVTRLNKESMSLEGQHSLTEINHTITRVGDLMDDLLSYTLLTSGKHPFGPVSTDIVRLVRASVAAWYPVFEEKEIQLDVDLPAEETFYWQADPNWITRVLDNLFQNILRHAAEGKYANIVVDVEKEQIIVADRGPGLDHSSYERGAGIGLSTCHYMLKKMNLKANFTSNENGTRVAIARA comes from the coding sequence ATGAAGCAGACTAGGTCATTATTTCGTCGTTTTCTAAAAGTGCATTTTCTATTTATCTTTTTACCTCCCATTGTGCTTGTTTTCGTCAGCGCGTTTTTTGGGATTTCAGATAACAATGGAAAAAATCTGAATACGTTAAATCTGTTTTACGTTACCGTGCTATTGTTTGGGTTTATTATTGTCGCATTTGTTATTTTATCTTGGCTGTTCTTCTTGAAACTTCAAAAACGTCTCGCCCGCTTACAGGAAGCCATGTCATTTTCAGCTAAAAATAATTCATTTCCTAAACCCATATCTGTTCAATCGGATCGTATGGATGAGATAGACCAGTTAGGAATGTCTTTTAATTGGATGATTCAGCAGCTTGAAGACAGTCGCAAGCGAGCATTTGAAGAAGAGTTATTACGACATCGACTCATTGCGAATTTATCACACGACTTACGAACGCCACTTACCATTTTGAGAGGACATGTCACCCGTTTAAATAAAGAGTCCATGAGTTTAGAAGGACAACACTCGTTAACAGAGATCAACCATACGATTACAAGAGTCGGAGATCTAATGGATGATTTACTGTCCTATACATTGCTTACATCAGGGAAACATCCTTTTGGGCCCGTTTCAACAGATATTGTACGTTTAGTAAGAGCATCTGTTGCTGCGTGGTATCCTGTGTTTGAAGAAAAAGAAATTCAGCTCGATGTTGATTTACCGGCAGAGGAGACTTTTTATTGGCAAGCAGATCCTAATTGGATAACACGGGTTTTGGATAATTTATTTCAGAATATTCTTCGCCATGCAGCAGAGGGGAAATATGCAAACATTGTAGTTGATGTAGAAAAAGAACAGATCATTGTTGCAGACAGAGGTCCCGGTTTGGATCACTCTTCCTATGAGCGTGGGGCGGGGATTGGTTTATCGACTTGTCATTATATGTTGAAAAAAATGAATCTGAAAGCGAACTTTACATCAAATGAAAATGGCACAAGAGTAGCTATTGCTAGGGCTTAA
- a CDS encoding extracellular solute-binding protein, producing MRKKIGAKLGFASIMALSLVTAACSSQNAENGVPEDGKPMPVSIMSMYFTPEPPGEDNVIIQEIEKRTNTDLNITWVSPNSYGDKVNVTLASGEIPDLMLVDDPFSAQVRTMVKQGAFWDLTPYLQDYPNLSGFPKESWINTKQADGKNYGIPRVRPVEGGPFLFLRKDWLDNLGMEIPETTDEFYEVLKAFTKNDPDGNGKDDTMGFTGLVNQSNMGSYGAIVSAFTQNTGDWKDVDGKLVNVNLLPEMRDALEWLSKAYAEGLISEDLAVLKESQTKDQLNAGRAGAAVNTVEAAWEPMEANLKSNPDADFLPLVSMNGWTNKDGGFFGMFVIPKTVSEEKMKKLLELMDYGASEEGGTLASYGLEGVHYTEENGIKMATDKAKTDIVGSQALGQIFMNYDKYMRAYRGGMPLEIFERNKKIIDERAEISVPDRAIGLYSETNISVGPELAKNIQDMKTKIILGKLSLSDWDKFVEKLKNDSDLQKITDELNQAYADRQAEQ from the coding sequence GTGAGAAAAAAAATAGGAGCGAAATTGGGGTTTGCATCCATTATGGCTCTGTCTCTGGTTACAGCGGCCTGCAGCAGTCAAAACGCGGAAAACGGCGTGCCGGAAGATGGAAAGCCGATGCCGGTCAGTATCATGTCGATGTATTTTACACCTGAACCGCCCGGAGAAGACAATGTGATCATTCAAGAGATCGAGAAGAGAACGAATACCGATCTCAATATCACGTGGGTATCACCAAACAGCTATGGCGACAAGGTAAACGTTACGCTGGCGTCGGGTGAGATTCCCGATCTGATGCTGGTCGATGATCCTTTCTCGGCTCAGGTACGTACTATGGTGAAGCAGGGTGCGTTCTGGGATCTGACGCCTTATCTTCAAGACTACCCTAACCTCTCTGGGTTTCCGAAAGAGTCCTGGATCAACACCAAGCAGGCCGACGGCAAAAATTATGGGATTCCTCGGGTGCGTCCGGTCGAAGGAGGCCCATTCCTGTTCCTACGTAAAGACTGGCTAGACAATCTGGGCATGGAGATTCCGGAAACGACAGACGAATTTTACGAAGTGCTCAAAGCATTTACGAAAAACGACCCGGACGGCAATGGTAAAGACGATACGATGGGATTCACAGGATTGGTCAATCAAAGTAATATGGGCAGCTATGGGGCAATCGTCAGCGCATTCACGCAAAATACCGGAGATTGGAAAGATGTCGACGGCAAGCTGGTCAACGTTAACCTGTTGCCGGAAATGCGCGATGCTCTGGAATGGTTAAGCAAAGCTTATGCTGAAGGGTTGATCTCGGAAGATCTCGCTGTTCTGAAAGAGAGCCAGACCAAGGATCAGCTGAATGCGGGCCGTGCAGGCGCCGCCGTTAACACGGTCGAAGCGGCGTGGGAGCCAATGGAAGCGAATCTGAAGAGCAACCCGGACGCGGATTTTCTGCCGCTTGTCTCCATGAACGGCTGGACCAACAAAGACGGCGGATTCTTCGGGATGTTTGTGATTCCCAAAACGGTATCGGAAGAAAAAATGAAAAAACTGCTTGAACTGATGGACTATGGCGCGTCGGAAGAAGGCGGAACGCTGGCCAGCTACGGTCTGGAAGGTGTTCATTATACTGAAGAGAACGGAATCAAGATGGCGACGGATAAGGCCAAGACCGATATCGTCGGCTCGCAGGCGCTTGGTCAAATCTTCATGAATTATGACAAATATATGCGCGCGTATCGGGGCGGTATGCCACTGGAGATTTTTGAGCGGAACAAAAAGATCATCGACGAGCGTGCAGAAATAAGTGTTCCTGACAGAGCGATTGGATTGTATTCGGAAACGAATATTTCGGTGGGACCTGAGCTGGCGAAGAATATTCAGGATATGAAAACCAAGATTATACTCGGCAAGCTGTCGCTGTCGGACTGGGACAAATTTGTTGAGAAATTGAAAAATGATTCAGATCTGCAAAAAATTACGGACGAGCTGAATCAGGCTTATGCCGACCGTCAAGCGGAGCAATAA